In a genomic window of Macrobrachium nipponense isolate FS-2020 chromosome 10, ASM1510439v2, whole genome shotgun sequence:
- the LOC135224228 gene encoding cuticle protein 7-like, protein MCSKVLLVSFCLVALAMGRPDGSHAPAGYGYEAPRHQPSYEEGRPFDYSYVVKDAYQNLDFGHKSTSDGKVVTGDYHVLLPDGRNQTVVYTADGYNGYQAQVAYHGVANYPEAKPYAPAPSYGAPRPTYKAPTPVYGTLAATYDEPQALYGAPEY, encoded by the exons ATGTGCTCTAAG GTCCTACTTGTATCCTTCTGCCTAGTGGCTTTGGCCATGGGACGCCCTGATGGTTCCCATGCTCCTGCAGGATACGGCTACGAAGCCCCTAGACATCAGCCGAGCTACGAG GAGGGGAGGCCATTCGACTACTCCTACGTCGTCAAGGACGCCTACCAAAACCTCGACTTCGGCCACAAGTCCACCTCCGACGGGAAGGTGGTGACCGGCGACTACCACGTCCTCCTCCCCGACGGTCGCAATCAGACCGTCGTTTACACCGCCGACGGCTACAACGGCTACCAGGCGCAGGTCGCTTACCACGGAGTAGCCAATTACCCTGAAGCCAAACCCTATGCCCCTGCCCCATCCTACGGCGCCCCTAGACCCACTTACAAAGCACCTACCCCAGTCTATGGAACCCTGGCTGCAACTTACGATGAACCCCAAGCTCTCTACGGCGCTCCCGAGTACTGA